Within the Arachis duranensis cultivar V14167 chromosome 10, aradu.V14167.gnm2.J7QH, whole genome shotgun sequence genome, the region AGAACTATGAAACAAGAACAAGGAATTGTAAATGAAACTAAATgaaagtaaaaattaaattctaaaataagaagaaacctAAATCTAAAATCCTATCTCTCTCTAGAAACATCACTCAAAATAtgctaaaaactaaataaatttattcgaTGTTGTCTTGGAATGTTTCTCTCCTAGCTTCCATTCAACTTCTGGGCATCCAAAATTGGGTCTAAAGACCCCGCAAATCGCGAGCCATGTgactttttaatgaagtcacgcaCTCAgatgtgtgcatacgcacacttaCTGAATTCTACCTTGTGCGTACGTACAAAAttttgtgcgtacacacacttcTTCTTATGTTCTCCCattttgcatgattttcttccacttttctcaagccattcttgcctaattgacctgaaatcactcaacaaaacatataacggcatcgaatggaataaaagtggaattaattaatttaagtacaaaatagtatgttttcacacttaagtgtaatttagagagaaattacaaaagtatgctattcaAGTATATAAATGTGAGTTTATATaatgaaatccactcaattcaagacaaaatttatcatcaaatatggattcatcaaggAGAAtaaatttcaatgaaaaaaggaggaggaggaggaggaggtggtgtTGGTGACAATGatacagaaaaataataaaaaagaagaagaaaaagaagaacgtgCAATGACAACACGAAAAAGAACATGCGCGcgtgaatataaatgacttgtatagatttgtataaaaaataactttttgcaaataattaaaaaaaatgaaagccagagaatttaatttctaataaataattaaaaggttAAGATGAATATTATCTTCTATAAAATAATATCtgtcatataaaaaataattacaggAGTATTCGACCCAACCATTTCTTGTTACCTTTACTTGTGtacatatatttaattagcaatgggttttttatatttataaaataaattagttattatatattttagtatatttatacatgtgtttttttaaataaaataatcaattataaaaataaatttttttataatacaatatatatcTTTAAACTATTAATAgtataataatcaaattttatataataaatatatatttacacttttgtttgtatttcaatgataaaaataaattgtttgattatatatattgtttataaaatttaattatattcttaaaaagttattataaattactataaatataaatctaTATGCATTTCATATTTTGACATATATGTTTGTacagataaataattttatagcatattacattattatttgaaaatttaattttattatattacacAACAAAGAGATATAGatatcattatttttgttgCCGTAATTATTTAGCTCTCTGTTTTCTTGGCCTATAAGAAGGCCATTCTACATCCCAAGAGTGTCACCAACAAACTCATAaacaaaacacacacacacacacacagctTCTTGGTGGGTTTGTGTGAGTGTGAGTGTGCTACAGAGAGATTCAGATATGGAGGAGCAAAATGGTATGGGGAAGTTGTTGAAAAAGTTGAAGCCATATCTTGCGATGGTTTCGCTTCAGTTTGGGTACTCTGGGATGTATGTCATCACCATGGTTTCTTTCAAACATGGAATGAGTCATTGGGTTCTCTCTGTATACCGTCATGTTATTGCCACACTCATCATGCTTCCCTTTGCTTTTTTCCTTGAaaggtctctctctctctctctctctctctctctctctctctctNNNNNNNNNNNNNNNNNNNNNNNNNNNNNNNNNNNNNNNNNNNNNNNNNNNNNNNNNNNNNNNNNNNNNNNNNNNNNNAGTGTAGTGATAAAGATACACTACAATTCTTCTAGGAAGTACCTGATTacgaaaaaacaaaagaaaattagtcTTTATTCCTAGTAACAGAAAAAGGAcatccttaaaaaaaaaaaaccaaaaaccaGTACCGAGAACCTTTAACTACAGTATATACTGTTTTTTTCGTGTGAATATATATGAATCATCTATCTTTAATTTCCATATATATATTTAGCCAATAACATACATTAAGAAAAGTCTGTCGactcaaatttattttcatcttaTTATAGCATGATAAGATTCAACTAtgttatttatacattaaaattaataactaaattatttaatttatttcaaaaaaaaaagtatttagaTAAAATTTAACTCTATTTTTATCTCCTAACGAAATATAAGCTAAACAAGCAAatgtctttcttttgtttttttaaagaGAAAAGTTTAATGGctaacaatttttatttatattagctAGTATACACATTCTACTagtatatttaagtttttttttaatatcaatttataaaaatacactaaTGACTAAATacgaattaaaaataaataaattgtattaattttgaAGCGTTTTTCGTTCGATTAttaattgaaattgatttttcaGGAAAATAAGGCCAAAGATGACTCTGCCAATCTTCCTGAGGTTAGCTGCGCTTGGTTTCCTTGAGTAAGTCACTTCAAACCCTTTTTTCGCGTATCAATAAACTCTTTATTCTCTGATATCATTCTCTTCGTGGGCCCATGTGAAAACACCATCCAAGTGAAAataatgcatgcatgcatgcattttCCATCTAGCTACCTATGcctataattataatatatgcCCTTATCTtaacaaatcaaatcaaataataatagtaatagaaCTGATTGTTTCCTAATGAATTTTAGGATAAATTTGTAAATGTCAAAGGAAAGAACAAATATTatataagttttttaaaaaaattatttaggatGAAATTATAAGGAGATTTTAGGATAAAACATACTagtaacttaattaattagctTTCTGGAAGTTTTCAATATAATGAATTTACTTAGTAactttttctcttaaaaatctataaatttataataaaattttgtagaTTAAATATGTAACTTACTTACTATTaactcaaaataaaactaataatatatgctcttattttttaaaatattcattattaattccttttatatatgaattaaacaatattttcctttcttttatcatttgactaatttaatatattagacaaataataaatataaatataaatatattcacATTTTAACATACCAAATTAatcaatattaaatttatttatttttgaaatagatggAACGACAAATATATTCTTGCTGCTTATTAGCAGAACACCAAATATTTGAGCTAGCTAGCTAGACACGATATAGCTAGCAAGTTGTGATTTAATGTAATTGAATTCAGATGCTATATTCTGCAAAACCGGTTCTGATGATATGTGTCAtacttaaaacttaaaaataagataaaaattcaaGTGCGTCGATTTTAcgtaaaattgataattgagaggtgttaaatgaaaatttagtcaaatcaatcaaattatttaacaactTTCGATTATCAATTTCAAGTGAAGTCGATTCTACCTAAAacaatttgttaaaaaaacaCAAAGTTATTCTCCTCCGCATATAATGCCATAATCTATGATCTGAACTTTATGAAAATGCGAAAACTCGATAATGCTCATGTTGACCCACCAGCTTTATTAGTGGACACGTCATCCAGAGGAAAACAACCTACCACAAAATCACCTGGTAGGGTACcctttttttgaataaaataactataaaaattGTCGGGacgaataaaattaatttatcaataattaattaataatatttaaaatataaattaaaaatatattattaaattttatactaNNNNNNNNNNNNNNNNNNNNNNNNNNNNNNNNNNNNNNNNNNNNNNNNNNNNNNNNNNNNNNNNNNNNNNNNNNNNNNNNNNNNNNNNNNNNNNNNNNNNNNNNNNNNNNNNNNNNNNNNNNNNNNNNNNNNNNNNNNNNNNNNNNNNNNNNNNNNNNNNNNNNNNNNNNNNNNNNNNNNNNNNNNNNNNNNNNNNNNNNNNNNNNNNNNNNNNNNNNNNNNNNNNNNNNNNNNNNNNNNNNNNNNNNNNNNNNNNNNNNNNNNNNNNNNNNNNNNNNNNNNNNNNNaattaaaataagataaaataaaatatttgggaTACAAATAGAACGTTTTAAATATTAGAGGTGAAATTAAGATTTAGTCCAAATATTAGAgattaaaatagtaatttattctgatattttatttgagaaattttcGGATGTcagtaatttttagtatttttggcTATTATTTTGTCAGTATAaacactaaattatttttaacaaataaattttactaatttatgtGTATAAACTCTGAGAAACGTGagtacaaataatattaatttatatgtacAAAATTCTGATAAATATAGatgcaaattatatattttttatatacaaaatatctataaatataagTGCAAATTATTATTGGTCAAATattgactaaaaataataatatttgctaGTCATAtagcattatttattttatttttcgctATGGATGACTATATTTATATACctgaaaataatataaattgtttagctaataataaattttttaattcttcgtttctatgaataatttttattataatataatgacgagagaaaaaatatttttaattagttatatgggtgtgtatttatatatataattgaataaatgaattttacttttattaatgAGTCAGTTTTCCTTTCTCAAGTAGTATAGCTAAACTTGTTAGGCTTTTGGtggttaaaaaattagttttatgtATATCTACTAATTTAAACTAAACATGCATATacaaaattaattgttttaaaattatactGAAACTCAATTATCACATCATAACTGTCGAATACGGCGAAAGCATCGGTCCTCGTATAAAATCATATTGAAGAAAATccattttttattacttttttgttttcaaaaaataaaatgaatgaaatatattttggaaacacgttttttttttttcattttggaaACTTATTCTTTTTCCCATTTTGAAACATTTATCGTGCAACTTAAATGTGAAAGAGTTGCCATATGAATTGAACCATCAGAGCAACTTCAATGTAATACTTTTTGGGTATCAATTTTGACTTttgtaataattaaattaatttaaaattaaaatttatattggatataatttttaaaatgatattgATATCTCCTTAGTCCTTAGAAATACTAATATCATTTTAAAGAAAGACGAATAAAATcctattatttatatatctattaaaatcattaaataaatattataattttgttatatagcattattatattaaaataaaaccaaaaattGGAATGAcgaattttatattaaattttaatttaatttttataatataaaattccaTAAATACTTATACGATATTTtgtgaaattcaaaataaaataaagttaaaattaaacaTTGTGCTGTCAAAATCattaacaaaaaacaaaaaatgcaaaTGTATCCAACATTCATTTTCTCACCTACCAACAAATTCAATTTGTTTTGGCCTTTTAATAATTTGATCACGTAACGAAAGGGTCTGAAAGTCCATGGTGCCGTGTTAACATGGTCTATAAAAGGATTAATTTATACCTCTAAATAATTCTAGCGTTACTAACATCTTAATTAAGAACATAATTTATAGCTATTCACCCTTGGTTGAGCATATGGAGCACGCACTAGTAGTATGGATATAAAACCCTTGAGATTCATTTACATCTATCTCACTCATGTAACAAATAAATTCATTGTTTTGAAAcgaatttataatataaatagtcTTATTAACtttatagaaaatatatttatttttcattactAACTTTAAcataaatttgtaaaaaaaacgTTCAACATGCTTCGACAAATCGGAATTATTCTTGATTATATATACCATGAGCAATGGGAATCTGTCATCTAGCCTAAGAAGGAAATAGCTTGGCCCATCTTTTCATCTTTTGTACTTCTATTCACAAAGTACtagattttcttttttccctAATGGATTTGATTATTATTAGATCTATATATTATTAACCTACACATTATTTGAAATGATAGTATACATGTTATATATTACACTTCATTTTTAACCATCATGATCAAATTActtattgaaaaatttaaactatTCAATAAAGGGGCATAAgtcattatattataaaaaaaaatcctttatacaagatccttttaaaatttgaagcataaattatacatatatttttctttgtcttATACTAAATCTTTTTTGTTTAGAAAATATGAGCAATAAGATCAATCAAACGATACTTATTTGGATAAAAATACCTAAATAGTTATAttacattatattatatataaaaaatttatttgaggaatgctaattttatttgtttacaaCATACAGGCCAGTTCTTGACCAAAATTTGTACAACATGGGTATGAAGAGCACCTCAACAACGTTTGCATCGGCCATTGTTAATGTCCTCCCAGCCATTACTTTTGTTATGGCTCTCATTTTCAGGTAATTGTTGATGGAAGCTCCAATAACTACTAGTTCACCACAACATGATTATTAATGAGCAGCTGCGGCATAGGCATTAATATAACATGAGTAATATTAGAAAGTtggctttttttattttaattttaaattataaattctaaaaaaaatttaactaatattaacacaccattcttttttctcttttcaattttgtttatttatttatttttccttctttgatcttatttgGTTAAAACatgtaattttaaattaattaagaaatatgTAATTCAACAGATATAAAATGTCCAACAAAAACGTTAGTATATATCATGATGTTGTGTACTAATATCCTAAGTTTATCGAAATTAAAGCATAAAACTCAATTAATTTTACACATGACCATAGTAGATACCATATTATATATAACAATTTTGAATCATATAATGTTGTCCAACAATGTGATGATATTCCCTGTGTAAGTTGTGTTGAGCAACAAGAAGAATATCTAAGCTATGTatgttttaataatatatatatatatatatatatgtctaaCAAGATTATTATTCTTGTTGCAATTTTTGCTTATTATTGTTAACCAGGTTAGAGACAGTGAATTTGAGAAAGATTCACAGCGTAGCGAAGGTAATTGGAACAATAGTGACAGTGTCAGGAGCCATGATCATGACCCTGTACAAAGGACCAGCACTTGAGTTCATAAAGGGACATGGAGGAGGAGACATCCACCATGATAGTCGTAGCGGTTCAAGAACTGAGCCTTCTGAACAAAACTGGGTGATTGGCACACTCATGCTCATTGCAAGTTGTGGTGGTTGGGCTAGCTTCTTTATCTTGCAAGTAAGTTCATTGTAAATTAAGATACGGCCCCATATTAGTGAATTACATGAAAATGGGTTTCgtaaaaaaaatgtttgtaATTCAATCTTTTTGAATTTAACAAAGCAAAATTATTTGCAGTAATTCATCTcaatattttgtatatttatagGTTACCGATACATCCATATAAAATATCagatttttcatataaaaaatttagctTGGAGAGTTTAGtcaaattttattgtatttaatataaGATTCTGACTAGTAGTGTTTCTATTTTGTGGAATTTTAGTCTTTGACTTTGAAGATGTACCCAGCAGAGCTTTCACTCACATCTTGGATATGCTTTTTGGGTATTTTTGAGGGTGCAATTGCAACCTTTATCTTTGAACGTGATATGAGTGTTTGGTCCATTGGCTGGGACTCAAGGCTTCTAGCTTGTGTTTATTCTGTGAGTTATATATTAGACTTATTATCTTGGTttaattcaattattattattattagtatggcgatttaatttataaataatttaatgctCTTCAACCAGGGAGTGGTGTGTTCTGGAATTGCATATTATGTACAAGGAGTTGTGACCAGGGAACGTGGACcagtttttgtgacttctttcAGTCCTCTAATTATGATTATCACTGCTGCATTGGGTACCATTGTCTTGGCTGAGCAAATTCATCTTGGAAGGTCAGTTCCATATCAAAGTCTTATGTTTAGTTCTTGCTGAGAGTCTGAGACACTATTCAGTTAATAAATATGCTAACTTGTTCATTTACAGCGTAATTGGAGCTATTGTAATTGTTTGTGGGCTATACACTGTGGTATGGGGAAAAAGCAAAGACAATGTGAATAATACAGAAGCAGTGAAAGTTGAGGGCCAAGAATTGCCAATAAGggatagcacaaaatcaggatcaaacatttttgaaaacattgatGTTAATGTTCCTAGTGAGATCATGGATAGAGCAGGGAAGAATGGGcgaatttgaaacaaaaatgaaaGATCCTAATAGGCACTTTCACTAGTGCCATAAAATTTTCCTACTGAAAAAATCAGGTCGAGAAAGATTTTGTCCTGTGTAGAAAAAATCTTTCCCAGTACCTATATTAATGGCTGTAGTCTTATTTATTTCTTACTcgtttttcttttaatctttttggatgaatttGCAGTCAGAAGAGTATCGGTAATATAATAATGCAAATTAAAGTTACTTTGAGtctattttttccctttttcttaattcttctattatttttttctaattattctCTGCTACACAACAAATTATATATGGTTAGGTGAAGATTAATCTTTAATAGGTGCTTATTTTAGTACAATGATTAAATAATACGTCCTAATATCATAAAAACATAgcagaataaaaaattactcaTGGATCATATTATTTCAATCggcatttatttattattttttaaaaagaatttttatattattatatatatataggggtGGCAACGGGCGGGTATGGGCGGGTTTTTGCTCTATTCGcccttataattattaaaatctaataaataaaattaaattttaaaatttatataactatcATCACatacaaaacataaattaaaataaaaatttaaatatgatacaatattattaatcatttactaattattttacgtatattatacatattatatattaaaattatatatattatatatagtgGGGCGGATATTACCTAAATCCGACTCCGCTTCCCCCTCTTAAGAACCCACCCCGGTGCGGAATAGGGAGCAGGATAAATACCTACGAGTTCGAGTGGTATTGCCATtcctatatatatactaaaatatccttataaataattatgaaaagataaatatatccttttgatttttctttttaatattaaataatctCTTTCCTTGATtgtgacaaaaatattataaatcgATATGATAGATTATTATGATATATGGCTTTCATGTCTTTATATTTAGGAATGCCAAACCTTAGAGACGTTACAAAGttgattcaaattaaataagtcattttACCAAATTACCCGTTGCAGGCTTTCCGACACTTATCCAATCTATTTTATTAGGGatccaattattttttttctaattgttgCATGAAATATTTGAATTCTTGAGCCACATAAACAATTGGTTTGAGCTGTCAATCCATTGGTTTAACAATTCTATTGAATGGTTAAACCCTCTAAATGATCATTTCATgaaacacaataaaaaactCAATTTGCCAACCAACTGATTGTTTTCACTATCTAATCGATTAAATAATCTTGGCAATTGATTGGTTAGTTTCTGTTTCGATAGTTGCCTGAAACGTTGATTTGGAGCAGAACGTGAGGTTCAAATTTTTTAGTGTGGTAGCATTTGACCTCTTCAATGACGAGATGCCACTTGTTCGAGTTCCTCGTGAAGAGGTTGGAGATGGTATCTGCAAAAGATTCCGATCCAATATTttaagttagcaaggattttaggtaggtttttagtagatAGAACGTGTATTATACCTGGAGATtccaatgtatttatagtagagctGCTAACCACCTTTGTTGGAGTAGTTCTATCTTTTCTGATAGATAACTATTCCTTTTATCTTGGGAGTCTGTTAAGATATCCCTTCTAGACGTAGCGGAGAAATATCCGGAGGCAGTTACTCGTTTAGATCAAGTAGAGCTGGACCTCTTTGTTGATGTCCGACCTCTTTAAGAGGTCGGGCTTATCGTGAAGAGCCTACCTCATAAATGGGCCTTTTTGTCTTATTGGGTGACGTGGTGGAAAATCACCGATTAAGAGTTTATAGAGAAAactgcgttgcaagtatagctcttaaaCAATGAAGATACCGCGTGCCAatttaaaagagttgtcacaaaattttagaaataaaatactgggagtatgaatcccagatcatctcccaacgagttgcaggaagagtgctattttattgatcagaggttttccaaggATTTTTAAGAGTTGAAGAACAGAGAGATAAGTGGTTGaggatttatataattaaataaaaagtctTGATCGGAggtagattaattggaagttctatccttattGGAATTTCTCATGTGTAGCTTCAAGAGGTTGttattttcacttagttaacccttactaaataaaggaaagtcaagtgattgaGCTAATTTTTATTTGCAAATCCTAGTCCTCTCCCTTAGGAAGAATTAGCGTTAGTAAATAGAGAATTATCCAATAACTTCCAAATTAACTAATCGCTTGAGCATTCCAACTTAAGGGTCTCCTCTTAATCACTCCCAAGTCAAGTGGGAGtgctactccattgacatgaataTAACCTTCACAGAATTAAGAGAGGAATAAAAGAGAGACatgataattaataactaaaaatcaataaaaagtaaaaatggttctttgcattaataaatcccaaaatcatGAACATACTTATCTAAACAGAGTCAATGGACAATAAAAGAGTAAAGAATAgagaaacaaactagaatgaggAAGCTCCAACGGAGGTAATCaatcttctcaatatccaaagcaAAGCCATAAAACTCTAAaactatgaatgtgaagaaaacctagaggaataAGTATAAATCTCTCCCTAAAttccaaaactaaactaaaattatgcAGAATGAGAATGTCCCCTGAGTATCTGTTGTtttctggctctagtctgtgtttctgggccagaATCTGGGTCAAAACTtggccc harbors:
- the LOC107469837 gene encoding WAT1-related protein At1g44800 yields the protein MEEQNGMGKLLKKLKPYLAMVSLQFGYSGMYVITMVSFKHGMSHWVLSVYRHVIATLIMLPFAFFLERKIRPKMTLPIFLRLAALGFLEPVLDQNLYNMGMKSTSTTFASAIVNVLPAITFVMALIFRLETVNLRKIHSVAKVIGTIVTVSGAMIMTLYKGPALEFIKGHGGGDIHHDSRSGSRTEPSEQNWVIGTLMLIASCGGWASFFILQSLTLKMYPAELSLTSWICFLGIFEGAIATFIFERDMSVWSIGWDSRLLACVYSGVVCSGIAYYVQGVVTRERGPVFVTSFSPLIMIITAALGTIVLAEQIHLGSVIGAIVIVCGLYTVVWGKSKDNVNNTEAVKVEGQELPIRDSTKSGSNIFENIDVNVPSEIMDRAGKNGRI